The Couchioplanes caeruleus nucleotide sequence AAAATTCTCACTCTGCGTGGTCGTCCTGAACACGAAGTGCTGGCCTCGTGTGCCTCCGCGGACCTCTTGATCCTGGCCCGTGACGGTGATCAGCGACGGCTCGGACCCCGGAGCCTGGGACACCGTACGCGTTTTGTGGTCGATCACGCACCGTGCCGAGTTCTTCTCGTCTGGCCCGGCTCGCCGCCGCCGCTCGGCTCGATTCCATGATCAAATGCGCTGGTGAGATGACACGCGCGTGTCGGTACCGTTTCGTCGAATCGAGCGCGAACGTCCGACCTGCGACAACTACTGAGAGTGTCTGTTAAGACGCCGCCCTAATATGTCGCCGTGACGCAAGGTATCAGGCGGAAAACCACCGGATCGGACAACTCGCTCCGGCCGCCCGGCGAAAAACTTTCGCAGATTCGCATCGCGCAGAGTTGTCTATGTCTGTCATAAAGTTGACCCGTGAGAGTTGAGCAGCACTGGTGGAATGGTGACGTCCGGCTCGCGCGCCGGGACGTCTACGTCCGCACCGACGGAGAAGTCTGGGAGGTCGAGGCCCAGATGGGCGGCCCCCAGGGCAAATCCAAGGTGCAGCAGTGTCCGGGTAAGGCCTCCGCGCTGATCCTGGCTGACGCGTGGCGGGGTCCACGCTGGCGGTGGCGTCAGATCTGACGCCAGGAGCCGCCGGGCTGCGCCGCATCTGACTTCTCTCGGCCAGCCGTTGACCGGGCCGGACCCCCCGCGGGTCCGGCCCGGTTCTGTTACACCGTTGGCATGCGTCCAGCCGCCGGCCAGGCCGAGCCGTACGTGTGGGCTCTCGACGCCGAGCAGGCGCCCTCCTACTGGTTCCCCCGCGACTGCCCGCGGGTGCTGGCGTGGCCGGGACCGGACACTGTGGACACCGACCGCCGCCTCCTCGGCGCGACCCGGGTGCACGCCATCGAGTACGGCTGGCTGCACCGGATGCAGACCGCCCGGGTGTATGCGTACCGCTTCGACGCCGCGCCGTTCCGTCCGATCGGGACACCGCGCCCGTACGCGATGGTCGCCACCGAGCCGGTGGAGCCGCTCGGACCGCCCGAGCCGGTCGGTGATCTGCTGGCGCGACACGCCGGCGCGGGCATCGAACTGCGGCTCGTGCGGCAGCTGTGGCCCCTCTGGGACCGGTTCGTCGCCTCATCGCTGCAGTTCAGCGGCATCCGCCTGCGCAATGCGGATCCTCGTTCGTAAACCGGACGGACGCGGTGTGCGCCATCTGATGATCAAACCGCTCTAGATTGAGGAGCCGCGCAACCAGGACGAAAGCGATCCCATGCAGGCCACCGTGACCGATCACCGCACCGACGTCGCCGTGCTCCGCCTGAGCGGCGAACTCGATGCGGGCACCGCCCCGAAACTCCACGACCTCATCGCCGGCCTGCTCGAACGCCCGGTGCCGCGGATCGTCGTCGACCTCTGCGACCTCAAGTTCTGCGACTCCGTGGGGCTCAGCGCGTTCATCACCGCCAAGCAGGTCATCGTCGCCCGCGGCGGCTGGCTGAGCTTCGCCGGCGCCAACCCCTTCGTCGCCGAGCTGCTCGACACGGTGGGGCTGAGCCGCTACTTCGCGATCTTCCCGGAGGTCGACGACGCCATCGCGGCGGCTCGCATCTAGACCGCCCAGGGGCCGCAGCGGTTGCTCCCGCCAGATGTGAGAGATTACTCTCGAGACATGTCTCTCACGAATCCGTTCGGCGATGTGGAGATCAGCGACCCCCAGGCGATGCGTGCGCTCGCTCATCCCGTACGCCTCGCGATCCTGTCGTTCCTGCAGCGCAACGGGCCCGCGACCGCGACCGGGCTGTCGGCGCACGTCGGTGCGACGCCGTCCGTGACGAGCTGGCACCTGCGGCACCTCGCCGGCTTCGGCCTGGTCACCGACGCCGACCCGGACGAGGTGCCGGGCGACCGCCGGCAACGCTGGTGGAAAGCCGTCGCACGCGGCTTCTCGGTCCGCATGGGCACCGATCCCGACTCCCAGGCCGCGGGCCGGGCCCTCGGCGAACAGCTGATGGTCACCGCCCAGGAACAGGTGGCCGCCTGGACCGCGCAGGTGGCGCCCACGCTGCCGCCGGAATGGGTGCTGCACGCGGGCGTCTCCAACACCACCGTGCCGCTCACCGTCGACGAGCTCGCCGATCTGGCCGCGAAGATCGACAAGCTGATCGCGCCGTACGTCCACCGCGCCGGGGCCGACGCGCCCGACGGAGCGCGCAAGGTCCGGATCCTCCGGCACTACCTGCCGTCGTGACCCGCTTCGGCAAGCTGTGGGCGGGGCAGACGATCTCCCAGTTCGGCGACCGGATCACCGAGCTGGCGCTGCCCGTCATCGCGGTGGTCACCCTCAGCGCCGGCCCGACGCAGGTGGGACTGCTCACCGCGGCCATCTGGACGCCGAACCTGTTCGCGGTCCTCGTCGGCCCCTGGGTGGACCGCCGGCCCGACCGCCGGCGCCTGCTGATAGCCGCGGACCTGCTGCGGGCGGCCGCGCTGATGAGCCTCCCGGTCGCCCACTGGCTCGGCGCCGTCACGCTCACCCAGCTCTTCGCGGTGGCCCTGCTCGCCGGCGCCGGCCAGGTGCTCTTCTCGTCGGCGTACCCGTCGTTCTTCGTGGCCCTGGTCCACCGCGACCGGTACGTCGATGCCAACAGCAAGCTCAGCATCAGCCGCTCGGCGTCGTTCGTCGCCGGACCGGCCCTCGGCGGCCTCCTCATCCAGGCCCTGACCGCCCCGGTCGCCCTGCTCGCCGACGCCCTGTCGTTCCTGGCCTCGGCCCTGCTGATCACCCGGATCAAGGTCGGCCCGGCGCCGGTCGCGGCCTCGTCGTCGGCGCTGTCCGGCTTGCGGTACGTGCTGCGGCACGAATACCTGCGCGCCGGGCTGGGTTGCGTGACGACGGTCAACTTCTTCGGGTTCGTGGCGCAGGCGCTGCTGGTGCTGTTCGCCACCCGTACGCTCGGCCTCCCGGTCTCCCTGCTCGGCCTCGCACTCGGCGTCGGCGCGTTCGGCGGGCTCGCCGGGGCGGCGCTGGCGCCCCGGCTGTCCCGGCGGTTCGGCGTCGGCCGGACGATGGTGCTCGGCGCCGTCCTGTTCCCGGCGCCGACCGCCGCGATCGCGCTGGCCGCCGGCCCGCCATGGCCGGCCGCGACCGTTCTCGCGGCGGCCGAGGCGGTGGCGGGCTT carries:
- a CDS encoding DUF6886 family protein — its product is MRPAAGQAEPYVWALDAEQAPSYWFPRDCPRVLAWPGPDTVDTDRRLLGATRVHAIEYGWLHRMQTARVYAYRFDAAPFRPIGTPRPYAMVATEPVEPLGPPEPVGDLLARHAGAGIELRLVRQLWPLWDRFVASSLQFSGIRLRNADPRS
- a CDS encoding STAS domain-containing protein, translated to MTDHRTDVAVLRLSGELDAGTAPKLHDLIAGLLERPVPRIVVDLCDLKFCDSVGLSAFITAKQVIVARGGWLSFAGANPFVAELLDTVGLSRYFAIFPEVDDAIAAARI
- a CDS encoding helix-turn-helix domain-containing protein, whose product is MSLTNPFGDVEISDPQAMRALAHPVRLAILSFLQRNGPATATGLSAHVGATPSVTSWHLRHLAGFGLVTDADPDEVPGDRRQRWWKAVARGFSVRMGTDPDSQAAGRALGEQLMVTAQEQVAAWTAQVAPTLPPEWVLHAGVSNTTVPLTVDELADLAAKIDKLIAPYVHRAGADAPDGARKVRILRHYLPS
- a CDS encoding MFS transporter, which gives rise to MTRFGKLWAGQTISQFGDRITELALPVIAVVTLSAGPTQVGLLTAAIWTPNLFAVLVGPWVDRRPDRRRLLIAADLLRAAALMSLPVAHWLGAVTLTQLFAVALLAGAGQVLFSSAYPSFFVALVHRDRYVDANSKLSISRSASFVAGPALGGLLIQALTAPVALLADALSFLASALLITRIKVGPAPVAASSSALSGLRYVLRHEYLRAGLGCVTTVNFFGFVAQALLVLFATRTLGLPVSLLGLALGVGAFGGLAGAALAPRLSRRFGVGRTMVLGAVLFPAPTAAIALAAGPPWPAATVLAAAEAVAGFGVMLMDINLNSVNAVAMADEMRSRVAGVYGTINYGARPVGAVVGGLLGDLLGLRPTLLLAAVGGVLGSLWLIRSPMPRVRTMEDVTPVPV